In one window of Leptolyngbya sp. CCY15150 DNA:
- a CDS encoding LON peptidase substrate-binding domain-containing protein, with protein MAFSSSVAVRELPLFPLSEVVLFPGRPLPLHIFEFRYRIMMNTILQDDRRFGVLMVDPADGKVSKVGCCAEILQCERLPDDRMMVRTLGQQRFRILDYVREKPYYVGLVEWIDDEPSSQDLSGLAIQVDQMLRDVVKLSAKLMGQTVDLPDDIPTSPLELSYWIASNLYGVAPEQQALLELQNTMARLEREVEILSSTRNHLAARTALKDALD; from the coding sequence ATGGCATTTTCATCATCGGTTGCAGTTCGTGAACTTCCATTATTTCCTCTGTCTGAGGTGGTGTTATTTCCAGGCAGACCGCTCCCGCTTCACATTTTTGAATTTCGCTATCGGATCATGATGAACACCATCTTGCAAGACGACCGACGGTTTGGCGTCTTGATGGTGGATCCTGCTGATGGCAAAGTTTCTAAGGTGGGCTGTTGTGCCGAAATTTTACAATGTGAGCGCCTACCTGACGATCGCATGATGGTACGAACTCTTGGGCAACAGCGTTTCCGCATTCTTGACTATGTGCGAGAGAAGCCCTACTACGTTGGTTTGGTGGAGTGGATTGATGACGAACCCTCTAGCCAGGATCTCAGCGGTCTAGCCATTCAGGTGGATCAAATGCTGCGGGATGTGGTCAAGCTATCGGCCAAGCTGATGGGGCAGACGGTGGATTTGCCGGATGATATTCCCACCAGTCCTTTAGAACTCTCCTATTGGATTGCCAGCAATTTGTATGGCGTAGCACCTGAGCAGCAGGCTCTGCTAGAACTCCAAAACACCATGGCCCGCCTAGAGCGAGAAGTGGAAATTCTCAGCTCCACTCGCAATCACTTGGCTGCCCGCACAGCATTAAAGGATGCTTTGGACTAG
- the tuf gene encoding elongation factor Tu has protein sequence MAREKFERKKPHVNIGTIGHVDHGKTTLTAAITMTLASLGQAKARKYDEIDAAPEEKARGITINTAHVEYETEERHYAHVDCPGHADYVKNMITGAAQMDGAILVVSAADGPMPQTREHILLAKQVGVPNIVVFLNKQDQVDDEELLELVELEVRELLSSYDFPGDDIPIVSGSALKALDAAIANPTVKKGDDPWIDKIYALMDEVDAYIPTPERDIDKPFLMAVEDVFSITGRGTVATGRIERGKVKVGDTIEIIGLRDTRSTTVTGIEMFKKSLEEGMAGDNAGVLLRGIQKVDIERGMVLAKPGSITPHTQFEAEVYILKKEEGGRHTPFFPGYKPQFFVRTTDVTGQISSFTADDGSEAEMVMPGDRIKMNVELISPIAIEQGMRFAIREGGRTVGAGVVAKILK, from the coding sequence ATGGCACGCGAAAAGTTCGAACGGAAAAAACCCCACGTCAACATCGGCACCATCGGTCACGTTGACCATGGTAAGACCACGTTGACGGCAGCTATCACCATGACCCTAGCATCCCTAGGTCAGGCGAAGGCTCGTAAGTATGACGAAATCGATGCGGCTCCCGAGGAAAAAGCTCGGGGGATCACCATCAACACCGCCCACGTGGAATATGAGACCGAAGAGCGTCACTATGCTCACGTGGACTGCCCAGGACACGCTGACTATGTGAAGAACATGATCACCGGGGCTGCTCAAATGGATGGTGCCATTCTGGTGGTATCTGCTGCCGATGGTCCTATGCCCCAAACCCGTGAGCACATCCTGCTAGCCAAGCAGGTGGGTGTACCTAACATCGTCGTGTTCTTGAACAAGCAAGACCAGGTTGATGATGAAGAGCTGCTCGAACTCGTTGAACTTGAAGTTCGCGAACTGCTCAGCTCCTACGACTTCCCCGGTGACGATATTCCCATCGTTTCTGGCTCGGCGTTGAAGGCTCTAGATGCAGCGATCGCTAACCCAACGGTGAAGAAAGGCGACGATCCTTGGATTGACAAAATCTATGCGCTCATGGACGAAGTGGATGCTTACATCCCCACCCCTGAGCGTGATATTGACAAGCCCTTCCTGATGGCGGTGGAAGACGTGTTCTCCATCACCGGTCGGGGTACTGTGGCAACCGGTCGGATCGAGCGTGGGAAGGTTAAGGTGGGCGACACCATCGAAATCATTGGTCTTCGCGACACCCGCAGCACCACCGTCACCGGGATCGAAATGTTCAAGAAGAGCCTAGAAGAAGGGATGGCGGGTGATAACGCCGGTGTTCTTCTCCGGGGGATTCAAAAGGTAGACATCGAGCGCGGTATGGTGCTGGCTAAGCCGGGTTCCATTACCCCTCACACCCAGTTTGAAGCTGAGGTGTATATCCTCAAGAAAGAAGAAGGTGGTCGTCACACGCCTTTCTTCCCTGGCTACAAGCCTCAGTTCTTCGTGCGTACCACGGACGTGACCGGGCAAATCAGCTCCTTTACCGCAGATGACGGTAGCGAAGCTGAAATGGTGATGCCGGGCGATCGCATCAAGATGAATGTTGAGCTGATCAGCCCGATCGCTATTGAGCAAGGGATGCGCTTCGCTATTCGTGAAGGTGGGCGGACTGTGGGTGCTGGCGTCGTCGCCAAGATCCTTAAGTAG
- the rpsL gene encoding 30S ribosomal protein S12 translates to MPTIQQLIRSERQKAVKKTKSPALKSCPQRRGVCTRVYTTTPKKPNSALRKVARVRLTSGFEVTAYIPGIGHNLQEHSVVMIRGGRVKDLPGVRYHIIRGTLDAAGVKDRLQGRSKYGTKRPKQK, encoded by the coding sequence ATGCCGACTATTCAGCAACTCATTCGCAGCGAACGCCAAAAGGCTGTAAAGAAGACGAAGTCACCTGCCCTCAAGAGCTGCCCTCAGCGTCGAGGCGTTTGTACGCGCGTTTACACAACAACTCCTAAGAAGCCTAACTCAGCTCTGCGTAAAGTTGCGAGGGTTCGCCTAACATCGGGCTTTGAAGTAACTGCTTACATTCCTGGGATTGGGCATAACCTACAAGAGCACTCCGTCGTCATGATCCGGGGTGGTCGGGTTAAGGATCTGCCTGGTGTTCGCTATCACATCATTCGCGGCACCCTAGATGCGGCTGGCGTTAAAGATCGGCTACAGGGGCGCTCGAAGTATGGAACCAAGCGTCCTAAGCAAAAGTAG
- the fusA gene encoding elongation factor G — MARSFPLEKIRNMGIAAHIDAGKTTTTERILFYSGVVHKIGEVHEGTAVTDWMEQERERGITITAAAITTHWNDHQINIIDTPGHVDFTIEVERSMRVLDGVIAVFCSVGGVQPQSETVWRQADRYSVPRIAFVNKMDRTGANFYKVYQQITDRLRANAVPIQLPIGSEGEFRGIVDLVTMKAYLYANDLGTDIQETEIPAEVQELVDEYRGKLIESVAETDDHLTEKYLDGEDLTLDEIKMALRRGTIAGTLVPVMCGSAFKNKGVQLLLDAVVDYLPSPLEVPPIQGLLPDGSTTERVADDDAPLSALAFKIMADPYGRLTFLRVYSGVLSKGSYVYNSAKGKKERISRLIVLKADDRIEVDELRAGDLGAALGLKDTFTGDTICDEASPIVLESLYVPEPVISVAVEPKTKQDMEKLSKALQSLSEEDPTFRVATNPETNQTVIAGMGELHLEILVDRMLREFKVEAHVGAPQVAYRETIRKATQAEGKFIRQSGGKGQYGHVVIAVEPGETGSGFEFVSKIVGGAIPREYVPAAEQGIKEACESGIVAGYPVIDVKVTLLDGSYHDVDSSEMAFKIAGSMAIKEAVMKASPVVLEPMMKVEVEVPDDFLGTVIGDLISRRGHIEGQSAGDGLAKVTAKVPLERMFGYATDIRSNTQGRGIFSMEFSRYEDVPQSIAEVIIAKNKGNA; from the coding sequence GTGGCACGCTCGTTCCCGCTAGAAAAAATACGAAATATGGGAATTGCCGCACACATTGATGCTGGTAAAACAACGACTACAGAGAGAATTTTGTTCTACTCTGGCGTTGTCCATAAAATTGGGGAAGTTCATGAAGGCACCGCCGTCACGGACTGGATGGAGCAAGAGCGGGAGCGTGGCATCACCATCACGGCAGCAGCTATCACCACCCATTGGAACGATCACCAGATCAATATTATTGATACGCCGGGGCACGTTGATTTCACCATCGAAGTTGAACGCTCCATGCGTGTTCTAGATGGAGTTATTGCCGTCTTTTGCTCGGTAGGTGGAGTTCAGCCTCAGTCAGAAACCGTTTGGCGGCAAGCCGATCGCTATTCTGTGCCGCGCATTGCCTTCGTCAATAAGATGGATCGCACCGGCGCAAACTTCTACAAGGTCTACCAGCAAATTACGGATCGACTGCGGGCAAACGCCGTACCTATTCAGCTCCCCATTGGTAGTGAAGGCGAGTTTCGGGGCATTGTTGACCTCGTAACCATGAAAGCCTATCTTTATGCCAATGATTTAGGCACGGATATTCAGGAAACTGAGATCCCCGCTGAAGTCCAAGAGCTAGTCGATGAGTACCGAGGCAAGTTGATCGAGTCTGTTGCAGAAACAGACGACCATCTCACCGAAAAGTATTTGGACGGTGAAGACCTTACCCTAGATGAGATCAAGATGGCCTTGCGTCGGGGAACGATCGCCGGCACTCTGGTTCCAGTCATGTGCGGTTCTGCTTTCAAGAATAAGGGCGTGCAACTGCTGTTGGATGCTGTGGTGGATTACCTGCCATCGCCTTTGGAAGTTCCTCCGATTCAAGGCTTGCTGCCCGATGGCTCCACCACTGAACGGGTTGCCGATGATGATGCTCCCCTGTCTGCTCTTGCCTTCAAGATCATGGCGGATCCCTATGGGCGTTTAACATTCCTGCGGGTCTACTCAGGCGTTTTATCTAAGGGGAGTTATGTTTATAATTCTGCTAAGGGTAAGAAAGAGCGCATCTCTCGCTTGATTGTTCTTAAAGCAGACGATCGCATTGAGGTGGATGAGCTGCGTGCCGGAGATCTAGGGGCAGCACTGGGTCTCAAGGATACGTTTACTGGGGATACCATCTGCGACGAAGCCTCACCCATTGTTTTGGAATCGCTCTATGTTCCTGAGCCGGTCATTTCGGTTGCTGTGGAGCCGAAAACCAAACAGGACATGGAGAAGCTATCCAAAGCCCTACAGTCTCTGTCTGAGGAAGATCCGACCTTTCGAGTTGCGACTAACCCAGAGACTAACCAAACGGTGATTGCAGGCATGGGCGAGCTGCATCTGGAAATCCTAGTGGATCGGATGCTGCGCGAGTTCAAGGTCGAGGCTCATGTCGGCGCTCCGCAGGTTGCCTACCGCGAGACTATTCGTAAGGCAACCCAAGCAGAGGGCAAGTTCATTCGTCAGAGTGGCGGCAAGGGGCAGTATGGCCATGTGGTGATCGCCGTTGAGCCTGGTGAAACAGGATCTGGGTTCGAGTTTGTTTCTAAGATTGTCGGTGGTGCAATTCCAAGGGAATATGTTCCTGCGGCAGAGCAAGGCATCAAGGAAGCTTGCGAATCTGGGATTGTGGCTGGATATCCAGTCATTGATGTGAAGGTTACGCTGTTGGATGGGTCTTACCACGACGTGGATTCATCTGAGATGGCCTTCAAAATTGCTGGATCAATGGCGATTAAAGAAGCCGTTATGAAAGCATCTCCTGTGGTTTTAGAACCTATGATGAAGGTTGAGGTAGAAGTTCCAGACGACTTTTTGGGTACCGTCATTGGCGACCTCATTTCACGTCGTGGACATATCGAAGGGCAAAGCGCAGGAGATGGGCTAGCCAAGGTCACGGCTAAGGTTCCGTTGGAACGTATGTTTGGATATGCTACAGATATCCGATCCAATACCCAGGGTCGAGGCATATTCTCCATGGAATTTAGCCGCTACGAGGATGTACCTCAGAGTATTGCTGAGGTCATCATCGCAAAGAACAAAGGGAACGCATAA
- a CDS encoding chromophore lyase CpcT/CpeT, whose amino-acid sequence MHESPALLNLAQWLAGEYENPVQSRDQPIWFVHLRLWYRPVPQRIAGKLALFAEQAPILKPEQAYRQRVLTLWDGPEGLKGNYWAMRQPDRWRTAGANGDLLRSLSEDDLELLPGCCLDIQSQGDRFMGALEPGARCCFDYAGQTRQVVLGFEVYRDRLLSFDRGVDPETGKGLWGALMGPYEFQKCRDFASDWR is encoded by the coding sequence CGAGTACGAAAACCCAGTCCAATCCCGCGATCAGCCCATCTGGTTTGTGCATCTCCGCCTGTGGTATCGACCCGTGCCCCAGCGGATTGCTGGCAAGCTGGCTCTGTTTGCCGAACAGGCACCTATCCTCAAGCCAGAGCAAGCCTATCGCCAGCGGGTGCTGACGCTGTGGGACGGCCCAGAGGGGCTAAAGGGCAACTATTGGGCTATGCGGCAGCCCGATCGCTGGCGTACGGCTGGGGCTAATGGTGACCTACTGCGATCGCTCTCGGAGGATGATCTAGAGCTGCTCCCCGGCTGTTGCTTGGATATTCAATCCCAAGGCGATCGCTTCATGGGTGCGCTTGAACCCGGTGCCCGCTGCTGTTTTGACTATGCAGGGCAGACCCGACAGGTGGTTTTGGGCTTTGAAGTCTATCGCGATCGCCTCCTCAGTTTCGATCGTGGTGTGGATCCAGAAACCGGGAAGGGGTTGTGGGGAGCCTTGATGGGCCCCTACGAGTTTCAGAAATGTCGCGATTTTGCTAGTGACTGGCGCTGA
- a CDS encoding iron uptake porin has product MLLGLLAAAIGGLTVGVPTAQASSDVLPSSSEANVTEAIADPLSSLEVDPITDVADADTTVDTTDTTEAIADPLASLEVGSGSEAEAADLTLADEASVDSTSVNRLADAETDVELADSQPDDFQLDDAALLPEDVDALTVLEIHEIGIDQDSMAQVTSVTQLSDVRPTDWAYQALLGLIERYGCIAGYPDGTFRGNQPLSRYEFAAGLNACLESAALTISPDDADTFSRLQQDFAGELASLRGRVDSLEARVSTLEANQFSTTSKLFGQVVVGVQGRNDYEFSQFRDVLDNESEPNLVTNVQLNLLTQFDSRSILLIGMQGGDGNTSNTPGLSDFTRLAYEGDTDNDIELSDISFRHLLTRDIALIVGPRGVNAVNTFRGINRVESAGFGPLSRFAQRNPIIGIGSGGGGVGLDWQLANWASFQAVYSSSSASDPNNGFFGGDNGITTIGGQLVLSPSRDIDISVQYLNSYSPFGRLFSGVGDDQVAVIDGLTGRAPIQTNAFGTTLEWRVAESLTAGGWVGYTNSNLLGESGDIETFNWMAFLNFPDFLGEGNLAGIYVGQPPKITSSNLPLNRNIPSLINEGEFPSGEGGQPSTTTHVEAFYRWRVSDNISVTPGFILLFNPGHNSDNDTIFIGALRTTFTF; this is encoded by the coding sequence ATGCTGCTCGGGCTACTCGCGGCAGCCATTGGGGGGCTGACCGTTGGAGTTCCCACTGCCCAAGCATCTTCTGATGTCTTGCCATCCAGTTCTGAAGCTAATGTGACGGAAGCGATCGCTGATCCTCTATCCTCGCTTGAGGTTGATCCGATCACGGATGTTGCTGATGCTGATACGACTGTTGATACGACTGATACGACAGAAGCGATCGCCGATCCTCTGGCATCCCTTGAGGTTGGCTCTGGTTCTGAAGCTGAAGCCGCTGATCTCACCCTTGCTGATGAAGCATCGGTGGATTCAACCTCTGTCAATCGTCTAGCGGATGCTGAGACGGATGTAGAGCTAGCCGATAGCCAACCTGACGACTTTCAGCTCGATGACGCTGCTCTACTGCCTGAGGATGTAGACGCGCTCACGGTTCTTGAGATTCACGAAATCGGCATCGACCAAGACAGCATGGCTCAGGTTACCTCCGTAACCCAGCTATCCGATGTACGTCCCACCGATTGGGCTTACCAAGCGTTGCTAGGGCTCATTGAGCGGTATGGATGTATCGCCGGATATCCTGATGGCACCTTTCGTGGCAACCAACCCCTGAGCCGGTATGAGTTTGCCGCCGGCCTCAATGCCTGCCTGGAAAGTGCAGCTCTCACTATTTCCCCCGATGATGCAGACACGTTCTCTCGCCTTCAGCAAGACTTTGCAGGTGAGTTGGCTAGTTTGCGTGGACGGGTCGATTCCTTAGAAGCTCGGGTCTCGACGCTAGAGGCTAACCAGTTTTCCACCACCTCGAAGCTCTTTGGGCAAGTTGTGGTTGGGGTGCAGGGACGCAACGACTATGAGTTTTCCCAGTTTCGAGATGTGCTGGACAATGAAAGCGAACCTAACCTCGTTACCAATGTTCAGCTCAACCTACTCACTCAGTTTGATTCCCGCAGTATTCTCCTCATCGGTATGCAGGGTGGCGATGGCAACACCAGCAATACGCCTGGGCTCAGCGACTTTACGCGCCTAGCCTACGAAGGTGATACCGATAACGATATTGAACTCAGCGACATTAGCTTCCGGCACCTGCTGACCCGAGATATCGCTCTGATCGTTGGGCCGCGGGGTGTCAACGCCGTCAACACCTTCCGGGGTATCAACCGGGTTGAAAGTGCTGGGTTTGGGCCTCTGTCGCGTTTTGCTCAGCGTAACCCCATTATCGGCATTGGCTCTGGCGGTGGTGGCGTGGGTCTGGATTGGCAGCTTGCTAACTGGGCTAGCTTCCAAGCCGTCTATTCGTCGAGTTCCGCATCCGATCCTAACAATGGATTTTTTGGTGGAGATAACGGCATCACAACCATCGGTGGACAGTTGGTGCTATCTCCTAGCCGAGATATTGATATCTCGGTGCAATATCTCAATTCCTACTCACCCTTTGGTCGTCTCTTTAGTGGCGTAGGTGATGACCAGGTTGCTGTCATTGACGGGTTAACGGGGCGTGCTCCTATTCAAACCAATGCCTTTGGTACAACCCTGGAATGGCGAGTGGCAGAATCCCTCACCGCAGGTGGCTGGGTTGGCTACACGAACTCGAACCTGCTTGGGGAAAGCGGAGATATCGAAACGTTCAACTGGATGGCATTCCTAAACTTCCCTGATTTCTTGGGTGAAGGCAACTTGGCTGGCATCTATGTGGGACAACCACCGAAGATTACCTCTAGCAACCTGCCGCTGAACCGCAATATTCCGTCTTTGATTAATGAAGGAGAATTTCCTTCTGGGGAAGGCGGTCAACCCTCCACCACAACGCATGTGGAAGCGTTTTATCGCTGGCGGGTGAGTGACAACATCTCCGTGACGCCTGGGTTTATCTTGCTCTTTAACCCAGGACACAATTCTGACAACGACACCATCTTTATTGGCGCGTTGCGCACAACGTTTACGTTCTAG
- the rpsG gene encoding 30S ribosomal protein S7, with protein sequence MSRRTVIQKRPIPADPVHNSRLVTMMARRIMSSGKKSLAYRIIYDAFQLIQERTGNDPLETFETAVRNATPLVEVKARRVGGATYQVPMEVRSDRGTALALRWLSQFSRQRPGRTMAGKLANELMDAANETGNAIRKREETHRMAEANKAFAHYRY encoded by the coding sequence ATGTCTCGTCGCACTGTCATTCAGAAGCGCCCCATTCCGGCTGATCCGGTTCACAACAGCCGTCTTGTCACCATGATGGCTCGGCGCATCATGTCCAGCGGAAAGAAATCTCTGGCCTACCGCATTATTTATGATGCCTTCCAGCTCATTCAAGAGCGCACCGGCAACGATCCCCTCGAAACCTTCGAAACCGCTGTTCGTAACGCAACTCCCCTCGTTGAAGTGAAGGCACGCCGGGTGGGTGGAGCTACTTATCAAGTTCCTATGGAAGTTCGTTCAGATCGGGGAACCGCTCTAGCGCTTCGCTGGCTCTCTCAGTTCTCTCGCCAACGCCCCGGCCGCACCATGGCAGGCAAGCTAGCCAATGAGCTCATGGATGCCGCCAACGAAACTGGGAACGCCATTCGCAAACGGGAAGAAACACATCGGATGGCCGAAGCGAACAAAGCGTTTGCCCACTATCGTTACTAA
- the trpB gene encoding tryptophan synthase subunit beta — protein MPPLSQRPDPLGRFGQFGGKYVPETLMPALSELEQAFYQYRDDASFQSELQGLLRDYVGRATPLYFAERLTQHYQRPDGSGPQIYLKREDLNHTGAHKINNALGQVLLAKRMGKQRIIAETGAGQHGVATATVCARFGLDCVIYMGVHDMERQALNVFRMRLMGAEVRPVEAGTGTLKDATSEAIRDWVTNVETTHYILGSVAGPHPYPMMVRDFHAVIGEETRAQCLEKWNGLPDILLACVGGGSNAMGLFHEFVEEPSVRLIGVEAAGEGVETDKHAATLTQGRIGVLHGAMSYLLQDEDGQVVEAHSISAGLDYPGVGPEHSYLKQLGRAEYYSVTDQQALDALQLLSQLEGIIPALETAHAIAYLETLCPQVSGSPRIVINCSGRGDKDVQTVAKKLQFD, from the coding sequence ATGCCGCCTCTATCCCAGCGGCCTGATCCCTTGGGTCGGTTTGGCCAGTTCGGTGGTAAGTATGTTCCCGAAACCTTGATGCCCGCACTCAGCGAGCTAGAACAGGCATTTTACCAATACCGCGACGATGCATCATTTCAATCGGAACTGCAGGGATTATTGCGGGACTATGTCGGACGAGCCACCCCCCTCTACTTTGCAGAGCGGCTCACCCAGCACTACCAGCGCCCTGACGGATCAGGCCCTCAGATTTATCTGAAGCGCGAAGACCTTAACCATACGGGTGCGCACAAAATCAACAATGCCTTGGGGCAAGTGCTGTTGGCCAAACGGATGGGCAAACAGCGGATTATTGCAGAAACGGGAGCGGGTCAGCATGGCGTAGCAACGGCAACCGTCTGTGCTCGATTTGGTCTAGACTGCGTCATCTATATGGGCGTTCATGACATGGAGCGCCAGGCCCTCAACGTCTTTCGGATGCGCTTGATGGGAGCAGAAGTGCGTCCTGTGGAAGCGGGCACCGGCACCCTCAAAGATGCCACCTCTGAAGCCATTCGCGACTGGGTGACCAACGTTGAAACCACCCACTACATTCTAGGATCCGTCGCTGGCCCCCACCCCTACCCCATGATGGTGCGAGACTTTCATGCGGTGATCGGGGAAGAGACCCGTGCCCAGTGTTTAGAAAAGTGGAACGGTTTGCCGGATATCCTCCTAGCCTGCGTGGGTGGTGGCTCCAATGCCATGGGACTTTTCCACGAGTTTGTGGAAGAACCCTCCGTTCGCCTGATTGGGGTGGAAGCTGCCGGTGAAGGTGTGGAGACCGACAAACATGCGGCTACGCTCACCCAAGGACGCATTGGTGTGTTGCATGGAGCCATGAGCTACCTGCTGCAAGATGAGGATGGGCAAGTCGTCGAGGCCCATTCCATCAGTGCTGGTCTAGACTATCCCGGTGTTGGCCCAGAGCATAGCTATCTAAAACAATTAGGACGGGCAGAATATTACAGCGTCACCGATCAGCAGGCCCTAGATGCCCTGCAACTGCTTTCGCAACTGGAGGGGATCATTCCAGCGCTAGAAACCGCCCACGCGATCGCTTACCTCGAAACCCTTTGTCCGCAGGTGTCAGGCAGTCCTCGGATTGTGATCAACTGTTCAGGCCGGGGAGACAAGGATGTACAAACCGTGGCCAAGAAGCTGCAGTTTGACTAA
- the rpsJ gene encoding 30S ribosomal protein S10, translating to MATIQQQKIRIRLKAFDRRLLDMSCERIVDTANRTNATAIGPIPLPTKRRIYCVLRSPHVDKDSREHFETRTHRRIIDIYQPSSKTIDALMKLDLPAGVDIEVKL from the coding sequence ATGGCTACTATTCAGCAACAAAAGATTCGCATCCGCCTCAAAGCCTTCGATCGCCGTTTGCTTGATATGTCCTGCGAACGAATTGTAGACACGGCTAACCGCACCAACGCCACTGCCATTGGTCCGATTCCCCTGCCGACCAAGCGGAGAATTTACTGCGTCTTGCGATCGCCCCACGTTGACAAAGACTCGCGAGAGCACTTCGAAACCCGCACCCATCGGCGCATCATTGATATTTACCAACCGTCGTCTAAGACGATTGATGCCTTGATGAAGCTTGATCTACCCGCAGGTGTTGATATTGAAGTGAAGCTCTAA
- a CDS encoding helix-turn-helix domain-containing protein codes for MPQTELKALFRQAEQELYRSKAFRQALKALQRETEELSEIQGSLQQACKEAIRLTLRQVFVASKDLLEQVVKGQSVAEEPSLAIAPVVSLPDPGSQAEPDVGDDEEDSMLDPFPLLKQAAETTHLSTPIKPIKALATPASSRLRAKNAQQAQQVQLERKEKHNQILTQLGQELKQMRERRSLSVAELHQRTLVPMHHIHAIESGQVERLPEDIYVRGFVRQIGDALDLDGAAIARLLPSSADLVNPVPSWYHEEEQSALHPMHLYVGYTALIAGTMGSLVWMNQQPFDPMAFQQDFEWLNVFQVSDRHSADAFEVTPIPNMTGVDAIAPPDRSAPESSSFNTPAFVQSSEASPVSR; via the coding sequence GTGCCCCAAACAGAGTTGAAAGCCTTGTTTCGTCAAGCGGAGCAAGAACTATATCGCAGTAAGGCATTTCGCCAGGCCTTGAAGGCCTTACAGCGGGAAACCGAAGAGCTGTCTGAAATTCAAGGTTCCTTGCAACAGGCCTGCAAAGAGGCTATCCGTCTTACGCTGCGACAGGTTTTTGTTGCCTCTAAGGATTTGTTGGAACAGGTGGTGAAAGGGCAGTCGGTGGCAGAGGAGCCCAGTCTAGCGATCGCTCCCGTTGTTTCCCTACCCGATCCAGGTTCACAGGCGGAGCCGGACGTTGGAGACGATGAGGAAGATTCGATGCTCGATCCATTTCCGCTCCTAAAGCAGGCTGCCGAAACCACCCATCTGTCCACGCCTATCAAGCCCATCAAAGCATTGGCTACCCCAGCCTCGTCACGGCTGCGGGCCAAGAACGCTCAGCAGGCCCAGCAGGTGCAACTGGAGCGCAAGGAAAAGCATAATCAAATCTTGACGCAACTGGGGCAAGAGCTGAAGCAGATGCGCGAACGGCGATCGCTCTCGGTGGCAGAACTGCATCAGCGCACCCTGGTACCCATGCACCATATTCACGCCATTGAATCGGGCCAGGTTGAGCGCCTACCGGAAGACATCTATGTGCGCGGCTTTGTTCGCCAAATTGGAGATGCGCTTGATTTAGACGGGGCAGCGATCGCCCGCTTGCTGCCCTCCAGCGCCGATTTGGTCAATCCTGTGCCTTCCTGGTATCACGAGGAAGAGCAGAGCGCCCTGCATCCCATGCATCTGTATGTGGGCTATACTGCGCTGATTGCTGGCACCATGGGCAGCTTGGTGTGGATGAATCAGCAGCCCTTCGATCCCATGGCGTTTCAGCAAGATTTTGAATGGCTGAATGTGTTCCAGGTTTCCGATCGCCATTCCGCCGATGCCTTTGAAGTTACGCCCATTCCAAATATGACCGGCGTTGATGCGATCGCCCCGCCCGATCGTTCTGCTCCCGAGTCGTCGTCCTTTAATACACCAGCCTTTGTGCAATCGTCAGAAGCATCTCCCGTATCGCGCTAG
- a CDS encoding DUF2854 domain-containing protein: MLGKTSLGSIGLVIGGILSVIGFTAYFFSDNATLNLVGFFYGIPILLGGFALKAAELKPAPFAEPTTPQVLQLREQKATATQNQIRKDVTRYRYGQEVHLDTSLERLDLCPSDEERPVLIGVREADVEGEYALVLQFLSPLISLELWLERREKIERFFGPGIRVEVTQTQDEYVEVSLITTASTAPLSSAA, translated from the coding sequence ATGCTAGGCAAAACCTCACTAGGTAGTATCGGACTTGTGATTGGCGGCATTCTATCCGTCATAGGATTCACCGCGTACTTTTTCTCAGACAATGCCACCTTAAACCTAGTTGGTTTTTTCTACGGTATTCCTATTCTTCTCGGTGGTTTTGCCCTAAAAGCAGCGGAGCTGAAGCCGGCACCGTTTGCTGAACCCACCACTCCTCAAGTGCTGCAACTGCGGGAGCAGAAAGCCACCGCCACCCAAAACCAAATCCGCAAAGATGTGACCCGCTATCGCTATGGTCAGGAAGTCCATCTCGATACGTCCCTCGAACGCTTAGATCTATGCCCCTCCGATGAGGAACGCCCTGTTTTGATTGGGGTGCGGGAAGCCGATGTTGAGGGCGAATATGCGTTGGTTCTACAGTTTTTATCGCCGCTGATTTCCCTAGAGCTATGGCTGGAAAGACGGGAGAAAATTGAGCGGTTCTTTGGCCCCGGCATCCGGGTTGAGGTCACCCAGACCCAGGATGAATACGTTGAAGTGTCGTTGATTACCACTGCTTCCACAGCTCCCTTGTCCAGCGCTGCTTAG